A stretch of Leucobacter aridicollis DNA encodes these proteins:
- a CDS encoding sodium/proline symporter, giving the protein MSTDVNLSTLVVFVVYLVAVLAIGVWAYRRNNTMGDFAIGGRTLGTFVTAVSAKATDSSQWVFFGLPGAFYISGMRNLWMIAGLTLGFYLSWRILAGRLRTYSERLNDWRDENDTNESVTLPGFFANRFHSDWLRSVTAVFIIVFYIIYLGSAFIATGVIFSQIFGSSILTGTIVGAIVVTVYSSLGGYLASSYTDLVQGLLMFGSLVAISIAAIIRLGGPGAFFGAVTDQNPDLLNPFKGVALVDGTWMTTTSVPFVAIVSALAWALGYFGSPHILARFMGMRSAKSARGGARIGVVLSITLLGSAGIIGFAAIAIFGADLANPEDAYMMLVGELFPSWVAGIFLAGVLSAVMSTADSQLVVASATLTEDFYRAFINKEAPAKTLVWMSRLGVLLCAGVGLLVALQGGSILDLVGYAWAGFGAAFGPALLAALYSKKATWFGVMLSIIAGGLTVIVYREIDTIGLYELVPGFLVGMLALWLGSAFGPKQRKNVGEAFDTLTGRTPVVAH; this is encoded by the coding sequence ATGTCAACCGACGTGAACCTTTCTACCCTCGTAGTTTTCGTTGTCTACCTCGTGGCTGTGCTCGCAATTGGCGTGTGGGCTTACCGTCGGAATAACACCATGGGGGACTTCGCCATCGGCGGCCGAACGCTTGGAACCTTCGTGACCGCGGTCAGCGCGAAAGCCACCGATTCGAGCCAATGGGTGTTCTTTGGACTCCCCGGTGCGTTTTATATCAGCGGGATGCGAAACCTATGGATGATCGCTGGACTGACGCTTGGCTTTTATCTGAGCTGGCGCATCCTTGCTGGTCGCCTGCGCACGTATTCCGAGCGGCTCAATGACTGGCGTGATGAGAACGACACCAATGAATCGGTGACGCTCCCGGGGTTCTTCGCGAACCGCTTTCACAGCGACTGGCTGCGGTCAGTTACCGCAGTTTTCATCATTGTGTTCTACATCATCTACTTGGGTTCAGCGTTTATCGCGACCGGAGTCATCTTTTCGCAGATCTTCGGATCGTCGATCCTCACTGGCACGATTGTTGGAGCAATCGTTGTGACTGTCTACTCCTCGCTCGGCGGGTACCTTGCCAGTAGTTACACCGACCTCGTCCAAGGGCTGCTGATGTTTGGAAGCCTGGTCGCGATCTCGATAGCTGCAATTATTCGGCTTGGCGGTCCAGGCGCGTTTTTCGGTGCCGTCACTGATCAGAATCCAGATCTGCTTAACCCGTTCAAAGGCGTGGCACTCGTTGATGGAACGTGGATGACCACAACTTCGGTGCCTTTCGTGGCTATCGTCTCAGCGCTGGCCTGGGCGCTCGGGTACTTCGGGTCGCCGCACATTCTTGCGCGATTCATGGGCATGCGGTCCGCGAAGTCCGCCCGCGGTGGCGCTCGCATCGGAGTCGTTCTTTCGATCACGCTGCTCGGCTCGGCAGGCATTATTGGGTTCGCCGCAATCGCTATCTTCGGGGCAGACCTCGCAAACCCAGAGGACGCGTACATGATGCTCGTCGGCGAGCTGTTCCCAAGCTGGGTTGCCGGGATATTCCTTGCAGGAGTGCTTTCTGCCGTCATGAGCACGGCCGATTCGCAGCTTGTTGTGGCGTCGGCGACCCTCACGGAGGATTTTTACCGTGCCTTCATCAACAAGGAAGCGCCCGCAAAGACGCTTGTCTGGATGAGTCGACTTGGCGTTCTCCTCTGCGCGGGAGTCGGCCTTCTCGTTGCGCTGCAGGGTGGTTCTATTCTCGACCTAGTCGGCTACGCCTGGGCGGGGTTCGGTGCAGCCTTCGGCCCCGCGCTGCTGGCTGCACTCTATTCCAAGAAAGCAACCTGGTTCGGGGTCATGCTCAGCATTATTGCTGGGGGTCTCACAGTGATCGTCTACCGCGAGATTGACACGATCGGACTGTACGAGCTTGTGCCTGGTTTCCTCGTCGGAATGCTCGCACTTTGGCTAGGCAGCGCGTTCGGTCCGAAACAACGCAAGAACGTCGGAGAAGCGTTTGACACGCTGACCGGGCGTACACCTGTCGTGGCGCATTAG
- a CDS encoding LysR family transcriptional regulator, with translation MPIDVRGMATLREVVHHGSFAGAARSLGYTASALSQQISGLERSLGVQLFQREAKRIVPTEAAEYLVQRSSELFDLIHQIDLDVGRLGAGQAGRLRIGSYHSAGGRFLGPAIAKFLVGRRDTEISLDEGEPHELFPRVADGSLDIALGFEYELAPAAFPNGLRLEEVAIEDLLLVGPAKHRFRSKQSLQLSDLRGETWAAHLPDTPASASLRKYSAEAGFTPNIAFQSNNPSTILGLVASGLAVALLPRISIVERADDLAILPVHPRPPRRQIIAALRESDTSPLSEAFLHALRTSSGLLSAAQEVSTGAARTKRETFSTF, from the coding sequence ATGCCGATCGATGTCCGCGGAATGGCAACGCTGCGCGAAGTCGTCCACCATGGGTCATTCGCGGGGGCAGCGCGGAGTCTTGGCTACACAGCCTCAGCACTTTCCCAACAGATTTCCGGCCTTGAACGATCCCTCGGAGTGCAACTGTTTCAGCGAGAGGCAAAGCGTATTGTTCCTACCGAGGCAGCAGAGTATCTCGTCCAGCGCTCGTCGGAGCTGTTCGATCTCATCCACCAGATCGACCTCGACGTTGGCAGACTCGGCGCAGGGCAGGCTGGCCGTCTAAGAATTGGGAGCTATCACAGCGCCGGAGGCAGGTTTCTCGGGCCTGCCATCGCGAAGTTTCTCGTGGGCCGTCGAGACACCGAGATCTCTCTGGACGAAGGTGAGCCGCACGAGTTATTCCCCCGGGTGGCTGACGGCTCTCTCGACATCGCGCTTGGATTTGAGTACGAGTTAGCTCCGGCCGCATTTCCGAATGGGTTGCGGCTCGAGGAGGTCGCCATCGAGGATTTGCTCCTCGTTGGGCCAGCCAAACACCGGTTCAGATCCAAACAGTCGCTGCAGCTCTCTGACCTTCGTGGCGAGACTTGGGCCGCTCACCTTCCGGATACTCCCGCGAGCGCCTCCCTACGCAAGTATTCTGCCGAGGCTGGTTTCACGCCCAATATCGCTTTCCAGAGCAACAACCCGAGCACGATCCTTGGACTTGTTGCCTCGGGCCTTGCGGTCGCGCTTCTCCCCAGGATCTCGATCGTCGAACGAGCAGATGACCTGGCGATCCTACCTGTCCATCCCCGACCACCCCGACGACAAATTATTGCTGCGCTTCGCGAGAGCGATACGAGTCCCCTCTCAGAGGCCTTCCTTCATGCGCTCCGCACAAGCAGCGGGCTATTGAGCGCGGCCCAGGAGGTATCGACCGGCGCGGCGCGGACCAAACGTGAGACTTTCTCTACGTTTTGA
- a CDS encoding DUF3995 domain-containing protein — protein sequence MSFITRTARLVAWTGLTAAGAIHAVWASGSSWPERNHKRLGEAVVGNGKQQPDAQATMVVSGLAFAGGAVAAGGLGEGKLIVGVRRVAGLALIARAAFGGAAALQVLGLDEPGKRFEELDRRYYRPAFGILGAAMLLGAKDSKKRAAKLALKQQAR from the coding sequence ATGAGTTTCATCACACGGACGGCGCGCCTTGTCGCGTGGACGGGTCTCACTGCGGCTGGCGCGATCCACGCCGTCTGGGCCTCGGGGTCGTCGTGGCCCGAGCGAAACCACAAGCGCCTCGGCGAAGCTGTTGTCGGCAACGGCAAGCAGCAGCCCGACGCGCAGGCGACGATGGTGGTCTCCGGTCTTGCATTCGCCGGTGGTGCCGTCGCTGCCGGCGGGCTGGGCGAAGGGAAGCTCATCGTCGGGGTGCGCCGCGTTGCGGGCCTCGCCCTTATCGCCCGTGCCGCCTTCGGTGGGGCTGCCGCGTTGCAGGTCCTTGGGCTCGACGAGCCGGGCAAACGATTCGAAGAGCTCGACAGGCGGTACTACCGCCCCGCCTTCGGGATCCTCGGGGCCGCGATGCTGCTCGGCGCAAAGGACTCGAAGAAGCGCGCGGCGAAGCTCGCCCTCAAGCAGCAGGCCCGCTAG
- the fbaA gene encoding class II fructose-bisphosphate aldolase has translation MPVATPEQYAAMLDAAKAGGFAFPAVNVSSSQTINSAIQGFAEAGSDGILQVSFGGADYLAGHTVQNRAGGAIAFAKYAEEVAKAYDVTVALHTDHCPKQHLESFVLPLVAASEERVREGGLPYFQSHMWDGSAVPLAENLDIAKELLPRLAAINVILEVEIGIVGGEEDGISHEINDSLYSTLEDGIATVEALGLGERGRYLTALTFGNVHGVYKPGGVTLRPELLAEIQDGLQAKYGTGKNPLDLVFHGGSGSSAEEIAEAVRNGVIKMNIDTDTQYAFTRPIVDYMLKNYDGLLKIDGEVGNKKTYDPRAWGKVGENGMAARIALAAEQLGSAGKSVSA, from the coding sequence ATGCCCGTCGCAACTCCGGAACAGTACGCCGCGATGCTTGACGCCGCGAAGGCAGGCGGATTCGCCTTCCCCGCGGTCAACGTGTCGAGCTCCCAGACCATCAACTCCGCTATTCAGGGCTTCGCTGAGGCCGGCTCGGACGGCATCCTGCAGGTGAGCTTCGGCGGCGCCGACTACCTTGCGGGCCACACCGTGCAGAACCGCGCTGGCGGCGCGATCGCGTTCGCGAAGTACGCGGAAGAGGTTGCGAAGGCGTACGACGTGACGGTTGCGCTCCACACCGACCACTGCCCCAAGCAGCACCTCGAAAGTTTCGTGCTGCCGCTCGTCGCCGCGAGCGAGGAGCGCGTGAGGGAGGGCGGGCTCCCCTACTTCCAGTCGCACATGTGGGACGGCTCGGCGGTGCCCCTCGCCGAGAACCTTGACATTGCGAAGGAGCTGCTCCCCCGGCTCGCGGCAATCAACGTGATTCTCGAGGTCGAGATCGGCATCGTCGGCGGCGAGGAAGACGGCATCAGCCACGAGATCAACGACAGCCTGTACAGCACCCTCGAGGATGGCATTGCGACAGTCGAGGCGCTCGGGCTCGGCGAGCGCGGCCGCTACCTCACGGCGCTCACGTTCGGCAACGTGCACGGCGTCTACAAGCCGGGTGGCGTCACCCTGCGCCCTGAGCTGCTCGCTGAGATTCAGGACGGTCTGCAGGCGAAGTACGGCACCGGCAAGAACCCGCTCGACCTGGTCTTCCACGGCGGCTCGGGTTCGTCGGCCGAGGAGATCGCCGAGGCCGTGCGCAATGGCGTCATCAAGATGAACATTGACACTGACACGCAGTACGCGTTCACGCGCCCGATCGTCGATTACATGCTCAAGAACTACGACGGTCTGTTGAAGATCGACGGCGAGGTCGGCAACAAGAAGACCTACGATCCCCGCGCATGGGGCAAGGTCGGCGAGAACGGCATGGCCGCGCGCATCGCGCTCGCTGCTGAGCAGCTCGGATCCGCAGGGAAGTCGGTGAGCGCATAG
- the glpX gene encoding class II fructose-bisphosphatase produces the protein MTDPLSLDEWQPDRNLAMELVRATEAAAMRSTPWIGRGDKNAADGAAVDAMRRFLATVNMNGTVVIGEGEKDDAPWLYNGEVVGNGHGAECDVAVDPIDGTRLTAEGRPGALSVIAVADRGSMYDPSAVFYMDKLVAGPEGVGVVDIRKPIGENIRALAKVKGVDVSDIRVAVLDRPRHDQLITDIREAGAGTRLIMDGDVAGGVNAARWDSSIDLCVGIGGTPEGIITACAVKALGGVIQGRLWPKDDDERQKAIDAGHDLDRVLEANDLVASDNCYFVATGITDAEFVEGVQRRGPFVRAESIVMRSHSRTIRHIISDMDPNRWE, from the coding sequence ATGACTGATCCTCTTTCGCTTGACGAATGGCAGCCCGACCGGAACCTCGCGATGGAGCTCGTCCGCGCGACAGAAGCCGCAGCGATGCGCTCGACACCGTGGATCGGTCGCGGCGACAAGAACGCCGCCGACGGCGCGGCCGTTGACGCGATGCGTCGCTTCCTCGCGACGGTCAACATGAACGGCACCGTCGTCATCGGCGAGGGCGAGAAGGACGACGCCCCGTGGCTCTACAACGGCGAGGTCGTCGGCAACGGGCACGGTGCTGAGTGTGACGTCGCTGTCGACCCGATCGACGGCACCCGCCTCACCGCGGAGGGTCGCCCCGGTGCGCTCTCCGTCATCGCCGTCGCCGACCGCGGCAGCATGTACGACCCGTCCGCGGTCTTCTACATGGACAAGCTGGTCGCCGGGCCCGAGGGTGTCGGCGTTGTTGACATCCGCAAGCCCATCGGCGAGAACATCCGCGCGCTCGCGAAGGTAAAGGGCGTCGACGTCTCGGATATTCGTGTCGCAGTGCTCGACCGCCCGCGCCACGATCAGCTCATCACCGACATCCGCGAGGCTGGCGCGGGCACGCGCCTCATCATGGACGGCGACGTCGCAGGCGGCGTGAACGCTGCCCGCTGGGACTCAAGCATCGACCTGTGCGTCGGTATCGGCGGCACCCCTGAGGGCATCATCACCGCGTGCGCCGTGAAGGCACTCGGCGGCGTGATCCAGGGGCGGCTCTGGCCGAAGGACGACGACGAGCGTCAGAAGGCGATCGACGCTGGCCACGATCTCGACCGCGTGCTCGAGGCCAATGACCTCGTCGCGAGCGACAACTGCTACTTCGTCGCGACCGGCATCACCGACGCCGAGTTCGTCGAAGGCGTGCAGCGGCGCGGTCCGTTCGTACGCGCCGAGAGCATTGTGATGCGATCGCACTCGCGCACGATCCGCCACATCATCAGCGACATGGATCCGAACCGCTGGGAGTAG
- a CDS encoding class I adenylate-forming enzyme family protein: protein MNSGSAQPDSIERASAFIHGSPLEEQLSAAAKRDPNRVYLLDEGRPVTVGEIEEGVTSLVRVLGRLGISGDSRVGVALPVGKDHVVTIFALLRLRALWIPLNPQLIGEPLGHQLRDSDATHVLCESGSPLAQDSQVQVFGELRALHGPGHNATVFATFPRTAISADNGSSELQGACLLMYTSGTTGPPKGALVTETMLRAAVLGAIEVSQPKPGDVFYVWEPLFHIGGAQVVFLPLFEELTLAMVPRFSASRFWDDMLAYDVTHIHYLGGILQILLQLPQRGTERENRVRIAWGAGATPEVRAACEDRFAFALHECYGMTEASSIVTVNSAERDGGVGRPLPWVDVSVRSDERLTTSRADGPRVGEILVRGQIEGLITPGYLGNPEATAKILDGEWFCTGDNGYFDAAGRLHFTGRASDSIRVRGENISAWQIESVFSLHPAVERCAVVGVEAAIGEQEMALFYTLDGAANIEPEDLLEWGKNHLARFQIPRYVRLLEEMPLTPSQRVAKHRLPKFTECVSLA from the coding sequence TTGAACTCAGGGTCGGCTCAGCCCGATAGCATCGAGCGGGCGTCAGCGTTTATTCACGGTTCGCCTCTCGAAGAGCAGCTCTCGGCAGCCGCGAAGCGCGACCCGAATCGTGTGTATCTCCTGGACGAGGGGCGACCTGTCACTGTGGGGGAGATCGAGGAGGGCGTTACGTCCCTGGTCCGAGTGCTCGGCCGGCTTGGGATATCGGGCGACTCGAGGGTGGGGGTGGCGCTTCCAGTCGGCAAGGATCATGTCGTCACGATCTTTGCATTGCTCCGCCTGAGGGCGCTATGGATTCCGCTGAATCCACAACTTATCGGCGAGCCGCTCGGTCACCAGCTGCGTGACTCGGACGCGACCCATGTTTTGTGTGAGTCGGGGTCGCCGTTGGCTCAAGACTCCCAAGTTCAAGTATTCGGAGAGCTCCGCGCTCTCCACGGGCCGGGACACAACGCCACAGTGTTCGCCACTTTCCCCCGAACGGCTATCTCTGCCGACAATGGATCCTCAGAACTGCAGGGAGCATGCCTGCTGATGTACACGTCGGGTACGACGGGCCCGCCGAAGGGCGCGCTTGTGACGGAGACGATGCTGCGTGCCGCAGTACTCGGAGCCATCGAGGTATCGCAGCCAAAGCCGGGAGACGTGTTCTACGTCTGGGAACCCCTGTTTCATATCGGCGGGGCCCAAGTCGTATTCCTGCCGCTGTTCGAAGAACTCACGCTGGCCATGGTGCCACGGTTCAGCGCCTCGCGGTTTTGGGACGACATGCTGGCGTACGATGTCACGCACATCCACTATCTCGGCGGCATCTTGCAGATCCTGCTGCAGTTACCGCAGAGGGGTACCGAACGCGAGAACCGGGTGCGTATCGCCTGGGGAGCCGGGGCAACCCCCGAGGTGCGGGCAGCGTGTGAAGACCGGTTCGCGTTCGCGCTCCACGAGTGCTACGGCATGACGGAGGCCTCAAGTATCGTTACGGTGAACTCAGCTGAACGCGATGGCGGAGTCGGACGCCCCCTGCCTTGGGTGGATGTGTCGGTACGGTCGGATGAGCGCTTGACTACTAGTCGCGCCGACGGGCCAAGGGTAGGCGAGATTCTTGTGCGGGGCCAAATAGAAGGACTCATCACCCCCGGCTATCTCGGAAACCCTGAGGCGACAGCGAAGATTCTCGACGGCGAATGGTTTTGCACTGGGGACAACGGGTACTTTGACGCTGCAGGCAGGCTGCACTTCACAGGCCGAGCGAGCGACAGTATTAGGGTTCGAGGCGAGAATATCTCGGCCTGGCAGATCGAGAGTGTCTTCAGCTTGCATCCGGCCGTAGAACGGTGCGCTGTAGTCGGCGTCGAGGCAGCAATTGGGGAGCAGGAAATGGCACTGTTCTATACGCTCGATGGAGCTGCCAACATCGAGCCTGAAGACTTGCTTGAGTGGGGAAAGAACCACCTTGCACGGTTTCAGATTCCCCGATACGTGAGATTGCTCGAGGAGATGCCGTTGACCCCAAGCCAGCGAGTGGCAAAGCACCGGCTCCCAAAGTTCACAGAGTGTGTGTCCTTGGCCTAA
- a CDS encoding enoyl-CoA hydratase/isomerase family protein has translation MAKLDVVKTAGVAVLTINNPTAMNAWTQAMQRDMVVKLGELDSDPEVGAIVLTGAGDRAFCAGQDLKEVAQFTGADVEEWLNTFMAVYDAVLSNSKPVIAALNGVTAGSGYQLSLLCDVRIAHPDVRIGQPEVKSGIPSITGMYLTWQAVGYSKTAEMMLTGELLTAEQAAGLGMIAEIVPQSEVLSRSIELAQNMAQLPKQAFALTKQRVRATLMPGLQEAFAAALDADKEAYGDGEPQRTARSFVTKAGN, from the coding sequence ATGGCAAAGCTCGATGTCGTAAAGACAGCCGGAGTCGCGGTCCTCACTATCAATAATCCGACTGCAATGAACGCGTGGACGCAGGCAATGCAGCGCGACATGGTCGTTAAACTCGGTGAGCTGGATTCAGATCCCGAAGTCGGCGCGATCGTACTCACTGGCGCCGGAGACCGGGCTTTCTGTGCCGGGCAGGATCTCAAGGAAGTTGCGCAGTTTACCGGCGCTGACGTTGAGGAGTGGCTCAACACATTTATGGCGGTGTATGACGCCGTGCTGTCGAACTCAAAGCCCGTGATTGCGGCCCTCAACGGTGTGACCGCCGGCTCGGGTTACCAGCTCTCGCTGCTCTGCGATGTGCGCATCGCCCACCCCGACGTACGTATCGGGCAGCCCGAGGTGAAGTCAGGCATTCCAAGCATCACTGGAATGTATCTGACTTGGCAGGCAGTGGGGTACAGCAAGACCGCAGAAATGATGCTGACGGGCGAGTTACTCACCGCAGAGCAGGCGGCGGGTCTCGGCATGATTGCCGAGATAGTTCCGCAGTCCGAAGTGCTCTCGCGAAGCATCGAACTCGCGCAGAACATGGCCCAGCTGCCGAAGCAAGCATTCGCCCTGACGAAGCAACGGGTGCGCGCAACGCTGATGCCCGGCCTGCAAGAGGCATTCGCCGCTGCGCTTGACGCAGACAAAGAGGCGTACGGTGACGGAGAGCCGCAACGAACGGCACGCAGCTTTGTAACGAAGGCCGGAAATTGA